A window of Roseiflexus castenholzii DSM 13941 genomic DNA:
TGCCGGGTTCGTCGGCGAATTCTTCATCTTCCGTGGTGTATGGGCGTCGTTGCCCCTTTTTGCGCTCCTGGCGACGATCGGGCTGGTCGTGACAGCGCTGGCGCTGTTGCGCATGTATGGGCAGCTATTCCACGGCAAAACCAATGAGCGTAGCGCCATGCCTGATATGCGCCTCGCCGGGCGCGAGTTTCTGGCGGTTGCGCCGCTGCTGATTGCACTCCTGATTCTGGGCGTGTACCCAGCGCCCATTATGGACCTGTCGAACCGGACGGCGACCGCACTGGTGGAAGTGTTCACCCGGGTTGTGGGAGGAGCATAGTCATTCTATGAACCTGATCGATCTGCCGGCCAATGTGCCGTGGCTCAGCCTGATATGGCTTAGCCTGGTGATCCCGACACTTATCATTGCGCTGCTGAAACCGGAGCAGAAGCAGGAGATTCGCATCGTCGGCGCGGTTTTCGCGTTTATCTCGCTGGCGCTGACGCTGCTGGTCTATCTTGCGTATGACTACCGCAGCCCGGAAAAGTTTCAGTTTCTCGAAGAAACCCCCTGGCTACCGGAACTCGGCATCAACTACATTCTCGGCGTCGATGGGATCAGCCTGCCAATGCTGCTGCTCAATGGACTGGTTATTTTTACCGGCGCGCTGATCAGTTGGAATATCGAGGAACGAACACGCGAGTATTGGGCGTTACTGCTGCTGCTGGCTGCAGGAGTGTACGGCGTCTTCGTGTCGCTCGACCTCTTCCTGCTCTTCATTTTCTACGAACTGGCGGTGCTGCCGATGTACCTGCTGATCGGCATCTGGGGGAGCACGCGCAAAGAGTATGGTGCGATGAAACTGACGCTCTATCTGATGGGCGGGTCGGCATTTATCATTCTGGGGATGGTCGCTGTCTACTTCAGTGGCACGCTGCGCACCTTCGACATGCGCCTGCTGGCGCAATCGGCGTTGTTCACCCGCGATGTGCAGATTATTTTCTTCGTACCGCTCTTCCTGGGCTTCGCAGTGCTGGCGGGCATGTTTCCGTTCCATACCTGGTCGCCAACCGGTCACGTCGCTGCGCCAACGGCCGTTTCGATGCTCCATGCGGGCGTATTGATGAAACTGGGGGCGTATGGCTGTCTGCGTGTGGCGATGTGGATCTTTCCCGAAGGCGCCAATTACTGGTTACTGCCGATTGCCATCGCTACACTGATCAATGCAGTCTATGGCGCGACCATTGCGATGACGCAGCGCGATTTCAAGTTCATGATCGGGTATTCGTCCGTCAGCCACATGGGATTGACGCTCATGGGTCTGGCGGCGGCCAACACGATTGGTATGACCGGCGCGGTGCTTCAGATGTTCGCGCACGGCGTGATGACGGCGCTGTTCTTCGCGGTTGTTGGGCGAATGGTGTACGACCGGACGCACACCCGGCAGTTTCCTGAACTCGGGGGATTGTTCGCCGTCATGCCATTTGCAGCGATTGTCTTCATCATCGCCGGGCTTTCATCGATGGGTATGCCGGGGCTGGCAGGATTTTGGGCGGAGTTCAACATTTTTATGGGCATGTGGCAACGCTTTCCGCTGATCGCAGTGCTGGCAGGCATTTCGATTCCAATCACGGCGGGGTATATTCTGATTGCCGTGTACCGGGTGTTCTTTGGCGAACTGAAAAACCCCGAATTTCGCACCCTCCCCAAATTAACGGCCCAAGAGTATGCAGCCGGCGTTATTCTGGTCGTGGTGTTGATCATCAGCGGCATCTACCCGGCGTACCTGACCGAGCCGATCGAGGCGAGCGTGCAGCCAATCGCCGAGGCGCTGGCGCGCGCCGGAACATTGGGGATGCGGTAGGGGCGCGCCTCAGGCGCGCCCAACGGGGGGCGCGCCCGACGGGTACGCGCCCCACGGGTACGCGCCCAACGGGATACGCACCCAACGAATGCGCGCCCGACGGTGGCCCGCCCAACGGATGCGCGCCCGGCGGATACGCACCCAACGGATACGCGCCCGACGAATCACGGACGGGGTGGCACGGTGGCACGGTGGTACGGTGGTACGGTAGCACGGTGGTACGGTGGCACGGTAGGGGCGCGCCTCAGGCGCGCCCAACGGTGGTCCGCCCGACGGATACGCGCCCGGCGGGGGTCGCGCCCGACGAATCACGGATGGGGTGGCACGGTGGCACGGTGGCACGGTGGCACGGTAGGGGCGCGCCTCAGGCGCGCCCAACGGTGGTCCGCCCGACGGATACGCGCTCGGCGGATGGCGCGCCCGACGGGTACGCGCCCAACGGTGGTCCGCCCGACGGATACGCGCTCGGCGGGGGTCGCGCCCGACGGGTACGCGCCCCACGGTGGTCCGCCCGACGGATACGCGCTCGGCGGATGGCGCGCCCGACGGATGCCCGCCCGACGGGGGTCGCGCCCAACGGGATACGCACCCAACGGTGTCCCGCCCGACGGATGGCGCGCCCGACGGATGCCCGCCCGACGGGGGTCGCGCCCAACGGATACGCGCCCGGCGGGGGTCGCGCCCGACGGATGACGTTCAAGGGTCTCAAGAAAGGTTACAGGTGATATGTCGTTCCAGATCACCGATATTCCGCGGATTCTGCCGGAGTTGATGCTCCTGCTGCTGGGGCTGCTGGTGCTCGGCTCCGATGTTCTGACACGCTGGGGACGCGGACCTGCGGCACAACTCGAACGCGCCAGAGAAGCCGGTCAACTGACCGCCGTCGGTTTGGGACTGGTTTTTATTGTCGGGCTGGTGCAAAGCCGCTTCCTGTTTACCGTCCCTGATCCGGCTGGCGGACCGCTGGATGTGCTGTTGACGCTGGGGCGCAACTTGCAGACTGGCGGACCTGGCGGTTCACCGATCCTAGGCGCGTTTGCGACCGACGAATTCACGATGATTGCGCGCCTGACCTTTATTGGCGCCGCATTCTTGACAACTCTGCTGGCGATGGGGTATCGGTTGACCGCCAACCCCGGTGAGTTCTATGCACTGCTGATCTTTTCGACACTGGGGATGTCGATTATGGCAGCGGCGACGGAGTTCATTCTGGCGTACCTGGCGCTGGAGTTGTCATCGCTTTCGCTCTATGTGCTCGCCGGATACTTCCGTGAAAGTGAACGTTCACCGGAAGCAGGGCTGAAATATTTCCTGTTTGGCTCACTTTCATCGGCAATCTTCCTCTATGGCATCAGCCTGACCTATGGGTTCGTCGCCAGTGAGAACCAGAAGGCGGGTGGCGCCCCGATCATCGCTACGCTTTTTTCGGAGGTCGGGCGCTTCGCAACCGGCGATGCCGCCGGCAGCCCGTTGCTGATCCTGGGCATGCTCTTTATCATTGCCGGTTTGGGATATAAGATTTCGGTTGTGCCATTCCACACCTGGGCGCCGGATGTTTATCAGGGCGCGCCGCCGCCCGTCACTGCCTTCCTCTCGACAGCGTCGAAGGCAGCGGGGTTCCTGCTCCTCTACCGATTGCTGACGACGGCGTTTCCGGGAGCAGTTGGTGCGCCACGCCTGGAAGAGTTCAACGGCTGGACGAGTATCCTGGCGATCCTGGCGCTGGTGACTGTGATCGTCGGGAATCTGGCGGCGCTGCCACAGACGAATGCGCGCCGCCTTCTGGCGTACTCGTCGATTGGGCATGCCGGATTCCTGCTGCTGGCGGTACTGCTCTGGGCATCGGCTTCGCCGGTGGATCGCACCTTTGGCACGGCTGCTCTGATCTATTACCTGATAGTCTACTCGCTCACGAACCTGGGGAGTTTTGGCGTGCTGGCGGTGTTGACCAATGCACTGGGCAGCGACGACCTGAGCGCGATGCAGGGGCTGTGGCGACGCAATATGTCGTTGACCCTGATGATGACGATCCTGATCCTGTCGCTTGCCGGGATTCCGCCGCTTGCCGGGTTCTGGGCGAAGTTCTTCGTGTTCATGGCCGGCTACCAGGCGGGCGCCGTGCCGCTGGTGACCATCGCCGTGATTATGACGGTCGTCAGTCTGTACTACTATCTGCGCTTTCTCAAAGCC
This region includes:
- a CDS encoding complex I subunit 4 family protein, encoding MNLIDLPANVPWLSLIWLSLVIPTLIIALLKPEQKQEIRIVGAVFAFISLALTLLVYLAYDYRSPEKFQFLEETPWLPELGINYILGVDGISLPMLLLNGLVIFTGALISWNIEERTREYWALLLLLAAGVYGVFVSLDLFLLFIFYELAVLPMYLLIGIWGSTRKEYGAMKLTLYLMGGSAFIILGMVAVYFSGTLRTFDMRLLAQSALFTRDVQIIFFVPLFLGFAVLAGMFPFHTWSPTGHVAAPTAVSMLHAGVLMKLGAYGCLRVAMWIFPEGANYWLLPIAIATLINAVYGATIAMTQRDFKFMIGYSSVSHMGLTLMGLAAANTIGMTGAVLQMFAHGVMTALFFAVVGRMVYDRTHTRQFPELGGLFAVMPFAAIVFIIAGLSSMGMPGLAGFWAEFNIFMGMWQRFPLIAVLAGISIPITAGYILIAVYRVFFGELKNPEFRTLPKLTAQEYAAGVILVVVLIISGIYPAYLTEPIEASVQPIAEALARAGTLGMR
- a CDS encoding NADH-quinone oxidoreductase subunit N, with translation MSFQITDIPRILPELMLLLLGLLVLGSDVLTRWGRGPAAQLERAREAGQLTAVGLGLVFIVGLVQSRFLFTVPDPAGGPLDVLLTLGRNLQTGGPGGSPILGAFATDEFTMIARLTFIGAAFLTTLLAMGYRLTANPGEFYALLIFSTLGMSIMAAATEFILAYLALELSSLSLYVLAGYFRESERSPEAGLKYFLFGSLSSAIFLYGISLTYGFVASENQKAGGAPIIATLFSEVGRFATGDAAGSPLLILGMLFIIAGLGYKISVVPFHTWAPDVYQGAPPPVTAFLSTASKAAGFLLLYRLLTTAFPGAVGAPRLEEFNGWTSILAILALVTVIVGNLAALPQTNARRLLAYSSIGHAGFLLLAVLLWASASPVDRTFGTAALIYYLIVYSLTNLGSFGVLAVLTNALGSDDLSAMQGLWRRNMSLTLMMTILILSLAGIPPLAGFWAKFFVFMAGYQAGAVPLVTIAVIMTVVSLYYYLRFLKAMWILPAPAITPFKTPPVANAAIILSTVLVVLLGLLPNLIWGTISSAASVAAR